One Scytonema millei VB511283 genomic window carries:
- a CDS encoding glycosyltransferase family 4 protein — MLDKYVQQEQIEKLKIFLPAQSKSKELAPSFNLNIITQFYPPDYAATGQLIEELAVNLGRLGIQVRVFTGQPGYAFKKHAAPIIERSEKILIRRSRTSRMWNARIRGKAINGCLFFFRAILHLLNKKNRGDLLLLTTAPAFLPIVGYIAKLLFGIPYVCLMYDLYPDVAVELDVLSKKNWLVRVWRLLNKKVWQNSEKIIVLSSTMREKILSHSPEMSEKIAVIHNWANPNWIVPIEKENNWFAQKYELVNTFTVQYSGNMGRCHELDTILEAARQLQDEPIQFVFIGGGAKFQSSLECVKKLGLNNCRFLPYQDKQDLPYSLTACDLSLVSISPKMEGIVAPSKLYGILAAGRPVAAICETHSYLRHLLRESGCGAAFNSGDASGLVQFIRRLKSDRELVNQMGMAGRQYLQFNFTPEIIAKQYSNVLQQAVLTAKKRIVRSRNNSVEAVTEES; from the coding sequence ATGCTAGATAAATACGTACAGCAAGAGCAAATTGAAAAACTCAAAATATTTTTGCCTGCTCAGAGCAAAAGTAAAGAACTCGCACCTTCTTTCAACTTAAATATTATTACGCAATTTTATCCACCAGACTATGCTGCTACAGGGCAACTCATTGAAGAACTAGCAGTGAATTTAGGACGATTAGGGATTCAAGTAAGAGTTTTTACCGGACAGCCAGGATATGCATTTAAAAAACATGCAGCTCCTATTATAGAACGTTCTGAAAAAATCCTGATTCGGCGATCGCGGACTTCTCGAATGTGGAACGCACGGATTCGAGGCAAAGCCATTAATGGTTGCTTGTTCTTTTTCCGAGCTATCTTACACTTATTAAATAAAAAGAACCGTGGAGATCTCCTACTTCTAACCACTGCCCCAGCCTTTTTACCAATCGTCGGCTACATAGCCAAACTCTTATTTGGTATCCCTTACGTTTGTTTAATGTACGATTTATATCCTGATGTTGCAGTTGAGTTAGATGTTCTTTCTAAAAAGAATTGGCTAGTAAGAGTGTGGAGGTTGCTCAATAAAAAAGTTTGGCAAAACTCGGAAAAAATTATTGTTCTCAGCTCAACCATGCGGGAGAAGATTTTATCTCACTCTCCTGAAATGAGTGAGAAAATCGCAGTTATTCATAATTGGGCTAATCCCAACTGGATTGTACCGATAGAAAAAGAAAATAATTGGTTTGCGCAAAAGTACGAATTGGTCAATACTTTCACCGTGCAGTACTCTGGCAACATGGGTCGCTGTCACGAACTAGATACAATTCTAGAAGCAGCTAGACAATTGCAAGACGAACCAATTCAGTTTGTTTTCATTGGCGGAGGAGCAAAATTCCAATCTAGTCTTGAATGTGTCAAAAAACTCGGTTTAAATAACTGTCGCTTCTTACCCTATCAAGATAAACAAGACTTACCATATTCGCTAACAGCTTGCGATTTATCTTTGGTCAGTATTAGTCCCAAAATGGAAGGAATTGTCGCCCCGAGCAAGCTCTATGGCATTCTAGCAGCTGGTCGTCCCGTCGCTGCCATTTGTGAAACCCATTCCTATTTACGACATCTCTTAAGAGAAAGCGGTTGCGGTGCTGCTTTTAATTCAGGTGATGCCAGTGGTTTAGTTCAGTTTATTCGCCGCCTAAAAAGCGATCGCGAACTTGTTAACCAAATGGGAATGGCAGGTCGGCAATATCTCCAATTCAATTTCACGCCAGAAATTATTGCCAAGCAGTACTCAAATGTATTACAACAAGCAGTTCTAACAGCAAAGAAACGAATTGTTCGTTCTAGAAATAATAGCGTGGAAGCCGTGACAGAAGAAAGCTAA
- a CDS encoding GumC family protein, with product MSLPSYVAHYSELPQAEEWSLSQLLAVVRRRAPIIASVAIACCVTTWVWTLTQPAKYEGKLSVLVEPVKAENKLSGLSNVPVVNASPKGQESLDYNTQIIVLRSPEILVPIAKNISVRYPDINYDSLLEKLKISRYQETKILEVSYRDSDPQKIQFVLEQLAKGYLKYSLQEQQTNLRQGIQFVNTQLPQLQARVNSLQLQLQRFREQYSLFSPEEKTGQLFEKYSTLEFQKLEIQKDLAEAQKLYNALQSQSGTKLALELEAKARHGMGTSQPQSTVDHSQNSLAIAARDESSSPNRAISPQAQQDAPQYQSLLAQLQNIDTEIAKNATIYRVDSPYIQSLKQKRESLLPLLQKEGLQALENQRESALSQLSILQVRAAKNTQALDRLNREIDGMPNLARRYTDLQRELVIATESLNRFLERRESLQIENAQKETPWQLISPPQLPSIPIFPNIPRFLILGTVASILAGIGAALLVERLDNVVHSPDELKEATKLPILGIIPFQKNLAKNLAGEETNQRQENSRSRSNRNAYGYHYFPFIESFRSLYTNIGFLGSDTPIHSLVISSSVHADGKSTISTHLAQAAAAMGRRVLLVDADLRLPQIHHILQLSNDTGLSNAITTNVPVADLIQRSPAWENLFVLTAGQIPPDPTKLLSSHKMRNIMEQLRQQYDLVIYDTPPLLGLADASLLAPLTAGIAIVTRMDKTDRAMLMQTLDQLKLSRTQVLGAICNGVKDYKVTSSYYHYYYQPRTRVAE from the coding sequence ATGTCATTGCCATCCTATGTTGCACACTACTCAGAGTTACCTCAAGCAGAAGAATGGAGTTTGTCTCAGCTCCTGGCAGTTGTACGTCGTCGAGCGCCGATTATCGCTAGTGTAGCGATCGCTTGCTGCGTTACTACCTGGGTATGGACATTAACTCAACCAGCCAAGTATGAAGGAAAATTATCGGTATTGGTAGAGCCAGTCAAGGCTGAAAATAAATTATCGGGATTATCAAACGTTCCAGTTGTGAATGCTAGCCCAAAAGGGCAAGAATCTTTGGATTACAATACACAGATTATTGTTTTACGTAGCCCTGAAATTCTGGTTCCTATCGCTAAAAACATTTCTGTTCGGTATCCAGATATTAATTACGATTCTTTATTAGAGAAATTGAAGATTTCTCGCTATCAAGAAACAAAAATTTTAGAAGTTAGCTATCGAGATTCCGATCCACAGAAAATTCAATTTGTTTTAGAGCAGCTAGCCAAAGGATATTTAAAATATAGTTTGCAGGAGCAACAAACAAATCTACGTCAGGGAATTCAGTTTGTTAATACTCAGTTACCTCAATTGCAAGCACGAGTCAACAGCTTACAATTGCAATTACAAAGATTTAGAGAACAGTACAGCTTATTTTCTCCAGAAGAAAAAACGGGACAGCTATTTGAAAAATACAGCACTTTAGAATTTCAGAAATTAGAAATTCAAAAAGACTTAGCGGAAGCTCAGAAACTCTACAATGCCTTGCAAAGTCAATCTGGCACTAAGTTAGCGCTAGAACTAGAAGCAAAAGCTCGTCATGGGATGGGAACTTCGCAGCCACAATCGACAGTTGATCACTCTCAAAACTCGCTTGCGATCGCAGCTAGAGACGAATCTTCTTCGCCCAATCGGGCAATATCACCGCAAGCCCAGCAAGATGCTCCTCAATACCAGAGTTTACTCGCTCAGTTACAGAATATAGATACTGAAATTGCCAAAAATGCAACTATTTATCGAGTAGATAGCCCGTACATTCAGTCACTGAAACAGAAACGGGAAAGTCTGCTGCCACTATTACAGAAAGAGGGCTTGCAGGCACTAGAAAATCAACGCGAGTCAGCATTAAGCCAACTTTCCATACTCCAAGTTAGAGCAGCGAAGAATACCCAAGCACTCGATCGCTTAAATCGAGAAATCGACGGAATGCCAAATTTGGCACGTCGTTACACTGACTTACAGCGAGAGTTAGTTATTGCTACTGAAAGTTTGAATCGTTTTCTAGAAAGACGAGAATCGCTACAAATCGAAAATGCTCAAAAAGAGACTCCTTGGCAACTTATTTCACCACCTCAGCTACCTTCTATCCCGATCTTTCCTAACATTCCACGATTCCTCATCTTAGGTACGGTAGCTAGTATCTTAGCTGGAATTGGAGCAGCGCTACTCGTAGAAAGGCTCGATAATGTCGTTCATTCACCTGATGAGTTGAAAGAAGCGACAAAGCTACCAATATTAGGCATAATTCCTTTCCAGAAAAACCTAGCTAAGAATCTAGCAGGTGAAGAAACGAATCAGAGGCAGGAGAACAGTAGGTCGCGTTCCAACAGAAATGCTTATGGCTACCACTATTTCCCTTTCATAGAATCTTTCCGATCGCTGTATACTAACATCGGCTTTTTAGGTTCCGATACACCGATCCACTCTCTCGTCATCAGTTCTTCCGTCCATGCTGACGGTAAATCTACTATCTCAACTCACTTAGCCCAAGCAGCAGCAGCAATGGGACGTAGGGTGTTACTAGTCGATGCAGATCTACGCCTACCGCAGATTCATCACATTCTACAATTATCCAATGACACTGGATTGAGTAATGCAATTACAACTAACGTACCAGTTGCCGATTTAATTCAGCGATCGCCTGCCTGGGAGAACTTGTTTGTTTTAACCGCAGGGCAAATTCCTCCCGATCCTACCAAACTGTTATCCTCTCACAAGATGCGCAACATCATGGAGCAGTTGCGGCAGCAGTATGACTTAGTAATTTACGACACTCCACCACTATTAGGTTTAGCAGATGCGAGTTTGCTGGCTCCTCTAACCGCAGGAATTGCGATCGTCACGCGGATGGATAAAACTGACCGTGCGATGCTCATGCAGACCCTCGACCAATTAAAACTATCTCGCACTCAAGTTTTAGGTGCAATTTGTAACGGGGTGAAAGATTATAAAGTCACATCTTCTTACTATCACTACTACTATCAACCTCGGACTCGGGTAGCAGAATAG
- a CDS encoding GAF domain-containing protein, whose product MTRTLSFVFSSNREILEVDEMEANSFEFAPKTATDKYSLTYRNIYRNFRKSSIDIEISNSCGVSQTRKQTDLRDREILNRILAIAIQSLNREDCLDNLLLEIRQAIQTDRVLVYRFDRTWSGTIVAESVTAQFPTAIGCQIDDPCFREYYAQQYSDGRMRAIANIYAADLTDCHIKTLEQFAVKASLVVPITSDNGLLGLLIAHHCDAPRHWQIEEIELFKQLATLVSSILQHNISKQEQQSAVEYAQRLKQMTQIVQQAHSSSDLFDAVTTTVRQVFQADRVLVYRFVTDGSGIVVAESVAPGLPQTLNHPIDRFYRCESEIQQRDNRGVRAIANIYTAGLAMDRIDALEQFAIKAQLVAPIVSNGKLVGSLIAHQCHAPRTWQPIESDLFEQIAIQIGLALDRVALLEYRAAAAKQVQMRQQIALQLRRSRVQSEILTTVTDELKSALQTERVIVYRCDRGSTVIAESVTPGLPQALNHRLDDPLWRNNRTAYEQIGYARAMNNIYTAGLSDRCIHNLERFAVKSSLIAPILMQDELFGLLVAHQCFGFREWQQTEIDFCTQVAIDVGFALEQAQLQEKLAQIAQIVMRLDGNIPTTAQQPATEDKEHDATVAF is encoded by the coding sequence TTGACGAGAACGTTAAGTTTTGTATTTTCTAGTAATAGAGAAATTCTTGAGGTTGATGAAATGGAGGCAAATTCCTTCGAGTTCGCTCCCAAAACTGCCACGGATAAGTACAGTCTTACCTATCGTAATATCTATCGTAACTTTAGAAAATCATCTATTGATATTGAGATTTCAAATAGTTGCGGAGTGAGCCAAACTCGCAAGCAAACTGACTTGCGAGATCGAGAAATTCTCAACAGAATTTTAGCGATCGCGATTCAATCGCTCAATCGCGAAGATTGTTTAGACAATCTACTGCTAGAAATTAGACAAGCAATCCAAACCGATCGAGTACTCGTCTATCGTTTCGATCGTACTTGGAGTGGCACGATAGTAGCAGAATCGGTGACTGCTCAATTTCCCACCGCTATCGGTTGCCAGATTGACGATCCTTGTTTCCGAGAATATTACGCACAACAATATAGTGACGGACGGATGCGGGCGATCGCTAATATCTATGCTGCGGATTTGACTGATTGTCACATCAAAACCTTGGAACAATTTGCAGTTAAAGCAAGTTTAGTCGTACCAATTACAAGCGACAATGGACTGCTAGGTTTGCTAATTGCCCATCACTGCGATGCACCTCGTCACTGGCAGATAGAAGAGATCGAGTTGTTTAAACAACTTGCTACTTTAGTCAGCTCGATCCTGCAACACAATATCTCAAAACAAGAGCAGCAATCTGCTGTGGAGTATGCCCAGAGATTAAAACAAATGACTCAGATAGTGCAGCAAGCGCACTCATCCTCCGATCTGTTTGATGCTGTCACCACTACAGTGAGACAGGTATTTCAGGCAGACAGGGTATTAGTTTATCGTTTTGTGACAGATGGTAGCGGCATTGTTGTAGCAGAATCAGTTGCTCCTGGTTTGCCTCAAACCCTAAATCACCCTATCGATCGCTTTTATAGGTGCGAAAGTGAGATTCAACAGAGAGACAATCGGGGAGTACGCGCGATCGCCAACATTTACACTGCTGGACTGGCGATGGATCGAATTGATGCCTTAGAACAGTTTGCCATCAAAGCTCAATTAGTTGCGCCAATTGTGAGTAACGGCAAACTCGTAGGTTCGCTAATTGCCCATCAGTGTCATGCACCCCGTACTTGGCAACCAATAGAGAGCGATTTATTCGAGCAGATTGCCATTCAAATTGGCTTGGCACTAGATCGGGTAGCACTGCTAGAGTATCGAGCCGCAGCAGCCAAGCAAGTACAGATGCGGCAACAAATAGCGTTACAGCTGCGACGATCGCGCGTACAGTCCGAGATTTTAACAACTGTGACAGACGAACTCAAATCTGCCCTACAAACCGAGCGCGTGATAGTTTATCGCTGCGATCGCGGTAGCACAGTTATAGCTGAATCAGTTACCCCTGGCTTACCTCAAGCTTTAAATCATCGTCTTGACGATCCTTTGTGGCGGAACAATCGTACTGCATACGAGCAAATTGGTTACGCTCGTGCTATGAACAACATTTACACTGCTGGACTCAGCGATCGCTGCATTCATAATTTAGAACGCTTTGCCGTTAAGAGTAGCCTCATAGCACCTATCCTGATGCAAGATGAGCTATTCGGCTTGTTAGTCGCCCATCAATGCTTTGGTTTCAGGGAATGGCAGCAAACTGAAATCGACTTCTGTACTCAAGTCGCGATCGATGTAGGTTTTGCTTTGGAACAGGCACAATTACAGGAAAAACTAGCTCAAATTGCGCAAATTGTCATGCGCCTCGATGGCAACATTCCAACAACAGCACAACAACCAGCAACAGAAGACAAAGAACATGATGCTACGGTTGCATTCTAG
- a CDS encoding bestrophin family protein: MSTPGKLELTVKIDRLPDNVRTIANGWKQFEIDLDGQIVTLTLKPHVYKKLEQAQENYHQWVAKIIGQMGAKTEKGFLLKDCNIIVYSQTQTLLSKFKQKPPDRRDKPKKANSKFAEKYRLYTGETLNRFQIVFRLTQAVFPGVLPWVLVLGSYGFLISVLYSFGIPVSIPEESDAITRAVLIFNIGLPLLLVFRTNTAHEKFWEGRKLWGSLVNTVRNLTRDLWIGVKEKSTQDRVQKEYTLRLIVAFAVAMKLHLRGEHVTDELGVLVAETQFFRLKYTNHPPLQIAFWIGDYLQEQHDCERLNIYQLTSLQKLLDQLVDILGGCERILKTPLPLIYPLILKNLVLVYCLVIPLEIVKEVNWFTSSIITFVSFVLLSIEQIGSEIEEPFGHNACDLPLDIICNTILHNVEDLIALAPHHGSNSGVR, from the coding sequence ATGTCCACACCAGGTAAGCTAGAACTAACTGTCAAGATCGATCGCCTACCAGATAATGTGAGAACTATTGCTAATGGCTGGAAGCAGTTTGAAATCGATCTAGATGGTCAAATAGTTACCCTCACATTAAAGCCCCATGTCTATAAAAAGCTAGAACAAGCTCAGGAAAATTATCATCAGTGGGTGGCGAAAATTATCGGACAAATGGGTGCAAAAACCGAGAAAGGTTTTTTGCTGAAAGATTGTAATATAATAGTTTACTCTCAAACTCAAACTTTGCTATCCAAGTTTAAGCAAAAGCCGCCCGATCGCCGCGATAAACCTAAAAAAGCTAACAGCAAATTTGCGGAAAAGTATCGATTATATACTGGAGAAACCTTAAATCGGTTTCAAATTGTGTTTCGCTTAACTCAAGCCGTTTTTCCTGGTGTCTTGCCTTGGGTACTTGTTTTAGGTAGCTATGGCTTTTTGATATCTGTACTTTATAGTTTTGGGATTCCTGTATCAATACCAGAAGAGAGCGATGCAATTACGCGGGCAGTTTTAATTTTCAATATTGGCTTACCTTTACTATTAGTCTTTCGTACTAATACAGCCCATGAAAAGTTTTGGGAAGGGCGCAAGCTATGGGGAAGTTTAGTAAATACAGTGCGCAACTTAACTCGCGATCTGTGGATTGGAGTCAAAGAGAAGTCAACCCAAGACCGCGTACAGAAAGAGTACACTCTAAGATTAATTGTGGCTTTTGCCGTAGCAATGAAGTTACATTTGAGAGGCGAACACGTCACTGATGAGCTTGGCGTTTTAGTAGCAGAAACTCAGTTTTTTCGATTGAAATATACAAACCATCCGCCCCTACAAATTGCTTTCTGGATTGGAGATTATTTGCAAGAGCAACACGATTGCGAACGCTTGAATATTTATCAGTTAACATCATTGCAAAAATTATTAGACCAGCTAGTAGATATTTTAGGAGGTTGCGAACGTATCTTAAAAACACCCCTGCCTTTAATTTATCCATTGATTTTGAAAAACTTGGTTTTAGTTTATTGCCTTGTTATTCCTCTAGAAATTGTAAAAGAAGTAAATTGGTTTACCAGTAGCATTATTACTTTTGTTAGCTTCGTCTTATTAAGTATTGAACAAATCGGCTCCGAAATTGAAGAACCTTTCGGACACAATGCTTGCGATCTACCACTCGATATTATTTGCAACACTATCCTGCATAACGTGGAAGATCTAATTGCTCTAGCTCCTCATCATGGTAGTAATAGTGGAGTGCGGTAA
- a CDS encoding WcaF family extracellular polysaccharide biosynthesis acetyltransferase yields the protein MYLDRYTLGTYTPGAPLWKQLLWYFLGEPLFRTHWLPISKLKVSILRSFGATVGRSVCIKPGVRVKFPWRLSIGDCVWIGENTWLDNVAPIAIESHVCISQGVYLCTGNHDWSAPDFKLIPAPIHIEQSSWIAARATIGPGVTVGKGAVLSLGSVAGRSLQPMTIYVGNPAQPIKQRAIGDR from the coding sequence ATGTATCTAGATCGTTATACTCTCGGAACTTATACTCCTGGCGCTCCTTTGTGGAAACAACTCCTGTGGTATTTTCTTGGAGAGCCTTTATTTCGTACTCATTGGCTACCTATCTCTAAGTTAAAAGTCTCGATACTACGTAGTTTTGGTGCTACAGTTGGTCGCTCTGTGTGTATTAAACCTGGAGTACGGGTAAAGTTTCCTTGGCGGCTATCTATAGGTGACTGCGTGTGGATTGGGGAAAATACTTGGCTCGACAACGTTGCGCCGATCGCAATTGAAAGCCATGTCTGTATTTCTCAAGGTGTTTATCTCTGTACTGGCAATCACGACTGGAGCGCTCCTGATTTCAAGCTGATTCCAGCGCCGATTCACATCGAGCAGAGTAGCTGGATTGCGGCGCGGGCGACAATTGGTCCTGGTGTCACTGTCGGCAAAGGAGCGGTGTTGAGTCTAGGAAGCGTAGCGGGGCGATCGCTTCAGCCTATGACAATCTACGTCGGTAATCCCGCACAACCAATCAAACAACGAGCGATCGGCGATCGGTAA
- a CDS encoding YdcF family protein has protein sequence MSTKNASASKNQRFQYKRYRFVCLVTSAVLFVLFGIIPLRLAIALSQTPLPQAVIALGGDPMRETFAVDFALRHPPLEIWISSPYLKTFDFSDSGSSGARIHVDRRAVDTVTNFTSLVADFKQRNFQHVYLITSDFHMARAKAIAFFVFGSQGIAVTPISVPSNQQAESWFHICRDVCRTWLWMITGRTGASLTILFG, from the coding sequence ATGTCAACAAAAAACGCCAGTGCGAGCAAAAACCAGCGCTTTCAGTACAAGAGATACCGTTTTGTCTGTTTGGTAACTTCTGCTGTGTTATTCGTACTGTTCGGTATTATTCCTCTGCGACTTGCGATCGCTCTATCTCAAACACCACTGCCCCAAGCAGTTATTGCTTTAGGTGGCGATCCAATGCGCGAAACTTTCGCTGTTGACTTTGCTTTACGGCATCCACCTTTAGAAATATGGATTTCTTCTCCTTATCTCAAAACCTTCGATTTTTCAGATTCGGGTAGTTCTGGAGCGCGAATACATGTTGACCGTCGTGCTGTCGATACCGTAACTAACTTTACCTCTCTAGTTGCTGATTTCAAACAACGGAATTTTCAACATGTTTACTTAATTACATCTGATTTCCACATGGCAAGAGCAAAGGCGATCGCCTTTTTTGTCTTTGGTAGCCAAGGGATTGCTGTCACTCCTATATCAGTACCATCAAACCAACAAGCTGAATCCTGGTTTCATATTTGTCGTGATGTTTGTCGCACTTGGCTGTGGATGATTACAGGTCGTACTGGAGCTAGTTTGACAATACTTTTCGGTTAA
- a CDS encoding glycosyltransferase, which produces MPELAGQTHCHLWFPNIFEFKGGIQVYSAFLLNALESLYPNWHYQVYLKHDIRSPSSLARSPNTQFYCSGALPLPLRTVGFAAQICGAGLWQRPSLAIATHLNFTVAAYWLKQLTGMRYWAIAHGVEAWDINRPALQKALHHADRILAVSSYTRDRLLQEQNLDPAKVSLLPNTFDVERFKIQPKPQYLLERYGLTPEQPVILTVARLDCRERYKGYDQILQALPEICRQIPNVRYLIAGKGSDRPRIEQLIAKLDLKDCVTLTGFIADAELSDHYNLCDVFAMPSKGEGFGIVYLEALACGKPTLGGNRDGAIDALCHGELGALVDPDDTSAIARTLIQILQGTYSHPIIYRPEVLRQKVIDTFGFEQFKQTMDNLIKFNLGSQ; this is translated from the coding sequence ATGCCAGAATTAGCAGGTCAAACTCACTGTCACTTGTGGTTTCCGAATATTTTTGAATTTAAAGGCGGAATTCAAGTCTATTCGGCTTTCTTGCTCAATGCCTTAGAAAGCTTATATCCGAATTGGCACTATCAGGTTTATCTCAAGCACGACATTCGATCGCCATCCAGTCTGGCGCGATCGCCCAATACTCAGTTTTACTGTAGTGGTGCTTTACCTTTACCATTGCGAACAGTTGGCTTTGCCGCTCAGATTTGTGGAGCAGGACTGTGGCAGCGACCGAGTTTAGCGATCGCGACTCACCTGAATTTTACGGTTGCTGCCTATTGGCTAAAACAACTAACTGGGATGCGTTACTGGGCGATCGCCCACGGTGTGGAAGCTTGGGATATTAATAGACCTGCTTTACAAAAAGCCCTGCACCATGCCGATCGCATTCTTGCCGTCAGTAGCTATACACGCGATCGCTTGCTCCAAGAGCAAAATCTCGATCCGGCAAAAGTCTCGCTTTTACCCAACACTTTTGATGTCGAGCGCTTTAAAATTCAGCCAAAGCCCCAATACTTATTAGAGCGTTACGGACTGACACCAGAACAACCAGTGATTCTGACCGTTGCTAGGTTAGATTGCCGCGAACGTTACAAAGGATACGACCAAATTCTGCAAGCATTGCCTGAGATTTGCCGTCAGATTCCCAACGTTCGTTATCTGATTGCTGGCAAGGGTAGCGATCGCCCTCGGATCGAACAGTTAATCGCGAAACTCGATCTCAAAGATTGCGTGACTTTAACTGGATTTATTGCCGATGCCGAACTTAGCGATCACTATAACTTGTGTGATGTCTTTGCCATGCCAAGTAAAGGTGAGGGGTTTGGCATTGTCTATCTAGAAGCTTTAGCCTGTGGTAAACCGACTCTAGGAGGAAATCGAGATGGCGCAATTGATGCGCTGTGTCACGGCGAACTAGGCGCATTAGTCGATCCAGACGATACCAGCGCGATCGCCCGAACTTTGATTCAGATTTTGCAAGGCACTTATTCGCATCCAATTATTTATCGACCTGAAGTTTTAAGACAGAAAGTTATCGATACTTTCGGATTCGAGCAATTTAAACAAACGATGGATAACTTAATTAAATTCAATTTGGGCAGTCAATGA
- a CDS encoding glycosyltransferase — translation MKILHVIPSIDPALGGPTQVVLNLVRALREHGIDAEIATTNDRGSELLDVPLNQRVEYEQVPIWFFPRFSPPIKEFIFSAALTRWLWQHARDYDLIETHYLFSYAPACAALIARLQGIPYAVRTMGQLTPWALSQSWLKKRIYSFLIERHNLNCAEIIHCTAPGEAEDVRNFGIQTPSFTLPLGVNRPIELPDAKQKLYETYGIPTSTPVVLFLSRLHPKKRPDLLIHALSQLVAQNDNFHLILAGSGEPQYLNYLTDLVSSLGLSSRTSIAGFVMGRDKDLLLQASDLFVLPSFSENFGIAVAEAMSVGLPVVVTPDIQISPEIAAASAGLVVEGEIEPLTNAIAQLLSSPELRQQLGENGRLLASQRYSWQAIAQNLISIYTAAIERQPIPTTFSDSGNFVMLP, via the coding sequence ATGAAAATTTTACATGTTATTCCTTCGATCGACCCGGCTCTAGGGGGACCGACTCAAGTTGTTCTCAATCTAGTTCGAGCTTTGCGCGAACATGGAATCGATGCCGAAATCGCCACCACGAACGATCGAGGCTCAGAACTATTAGACGTACCGCTGAATCAACGGGTTGAGTACGAGCAAGTCCCGATTTGGTTTTTTCCGCGTTTTTCACCACCAATTAAAGAATTTATTTTTTCCGCAGCTCTGACTCGTTGGCTTTGGCAACACGCACGAGATTACGATCTAATCGAAACTCACTATCTTTTTTCTTATGCTCCCGCTTGCGCTGCCCTAATTGCCAGGTTGCAAGGAATTCCTTATGCAGTTCGGACGATGGGACAGTTAACGCCTTGGGCTTTGTCTCAAAGTTGGCTAAAAAAACGGATATATTCATTTCTGATTGAGCGTCACAATCTCAATTGTGCCGAGATTATTCATTGCACTGCTCCAGGCGAAGCTGAGGATGTCCGAAATTTTGGCATTCAAACACCTAGTTTTACTTTACCTTTAGGAGTCAATCGACCGATAGAACTGCCCGATGCTAAGCAAAAGCTATACGAAACTTACGGCATACCTACCTCCACACCAGTTGTCCTGTTCCTATCGCGGCTTCACCCTAAAAAACGTCCAGATTTGTTAATTCATGCCCTCAGCCAGCTAGTAGCTCAGAATGACAACTTTCATCTGATTTTGGCAGGTTCGGGAGAGCCGCAGTACCTCAACTACTTGACCGATTTAGTATCATCCCTCGGGCTTTCCTCGCGTACATCCATCGCTGGTTTCGTTATGGGTAGAGATAAAGATCTCCTCCTACAAGCCTCGGATCTTTTTGTCTTGCCGTCCTTTTCCGAAAATTTTGGGATTGCTGTAGCAGAAGCAATGTCAGTAGGGCTACCAGTCGTCGTGACTCCTGACATCCAAATTTCACCAGAAATTGCCGCAGCATCGGCAGGGCTAGTGGTTGAAGGTGAAATCGAACCCTTAACAAATGCGATCGCGCAACTCCTCTCATCTCCAGAACTGCGGCAGCAATTAGGAGAGAATGGTCGGTTGTTGGCAAGTCAACGATATTCTTGGCAGGCGATCGCCCAAAACCTGATCTCGATTTACACGGCAGCGATCGAGCGACAACCAATTCCCACAACCTTCTCAGATTCAGGGAACTTTGTCATGCTGCCATAA